Below is a window of Microbacterium saperdae DNA.
GTCGCCTTGGCCGATGACCCGACGATCGCCGCGCTGCTGTCATCACGCAACTCGCGCCTCGCGGACTTCTGGTTGAACCCGCAGGGTGAGGACGCGGACGGACCGTTCCAGGGGCGCACCGCCGTCGTCGTGGATGCCGAAGACCGCTTCACCACCATGCTCGCGCATCAATTGCGCCATCTCGGGCTCGATGTCACGATCGCCCCCTGGAGCGATGTGACGGATGCCGAACTCGATGCCGCCGATCTCGTCGTCGCGGGACCGGGCCCCGGTGACCCGCGCGACACCGAGAACCCCCGGATCGCCCGGATGCGCGCCGTCGTCGCACGCCGAGCGGACGCGCACCGGCCGCTGCTCGCGGTGTGCCTGAGCCACCAGATCCTCAGCGACCGGCTCGGCATCTCCCTGACGCCTCTGGACGCCCCGCACCAGGGACTCCAGAAGTCGGTTCCGGTGTTCGGCGAAGACGCATCGATCGGTTTCTACAACACCTTCACCGCACGCGTCGCCCCCGGGACGACCGCGGTGGCGGGCGCCGAGGTTTCAGCCGACGCCGCGACAGGAGACGTGTACGCCCTCCGCGGCGATAGCTTCGCCTCGGTGCAGGGCCACCTGGAGTCGATCCTGTCGCGCGACGGCATCCGCACGCTGAAGCGTCTGGTCTCGCACGCGTTCGCCTGAGCGCCCGCTGCCTCCCGCGGCGACGATCAGCCGAGGATGTCGACCGGTCGGAACAGGTCGGCGACGATCAGCAACGCGCCCATCGCGATGAGCAGTGTCGCGACGATCACGGTGAGCGGCACCAGCTTGGTGGCGTCGACGGGAGCGGGCGGGGGGCGACGGAAGAGCTTCGCCCAGGCCCTCTTGATCCCCTCCCACAGCGCGACCACGATGTGACCTCCATCGAGCGGCAGCAGCGGGATCAGGTTGAACACGAACAGCGCGACGTTGAGGGACCCGAGCAGCCCCAGCAGCCCGAACATCCGGTTCAGCACCGGAGCTTCCGTGGCGGCGACCTCACCGGCGAGACGACCGACGCCGACGACGCTGAGCGGCCCGTTCGGGTCGCGCTCCCCGCCGGTGACGAGTGCCACTCCGACGTCCCAGAGGCGGACGGGGAGCGTGACGATCAGCGAGCCGACGCGCGCGACGGTGTCCCCCGTCATCTCCACGCCCGCAGTCAAAGGCTGCGGCACGAAACCCATCTGGGCGCCCATTCCGACATAGCCGACCTTCTTGACGACCGGTGCGCCCTGGTCATCCAGGAGGGGCTGGCCACTCGCGTCCGTGAGGGTGCGATCGGCGGCGACCGGGGTGATGCGCAGGGTTTGCTGCGCGCCGTCGCGCTCGACGACGAGGTCGAGCGTCTTCCCCGGCGCGGCCTGCACGATCGCGGTCGCTTCGGAGAACGTCGAGACCGGAGTGCCGTCGATCGACACCAGGACGTCGCCGGGCATGATGCCGGCCTCGGCCGCGGGCGTGGCGGGATCATCGGGTCCACATTCGGTCTGGGTGGAGCCCGAAGGCACGACGCACTCGCTGACGGAGGCGATCGTGGTCGTGCCCTGCTGAAGCCCGATGCCGGAGAGCATCACCGTGAAGATCACGACCGCGAGGATCAGGTTCATCAGCGGGCCGCCCAGCATCACGATCACGCGCTTCCAGACGGGGAGGCGGTAGAAGACGCGGTCCTCTGCACCTTCCGCGATCGTCTCGTCGTTCGCGGAACGCGCGTCCTGGATCAGGGCTCGGAACACGCCCTTGGCCGGCCCCGTTCCGCTGGAGGCCGGGTACATGCCCGACATCGAGATGAAACCGCCCACTGGGAGCAGCTTGAAACCGTACTCCGTCTCCCCGATACGCTTCGACCACAGGCGCGGCCCGAAGCCGATCATGTACTGGCCGACGCGCACGCCGAAGAGCTTCGCGGGGACGAGATGGCCGACCTCGTGCAGACCGATCGAAAGGCCGAGGCCGATCAGCATGAACAGGATGCCACCCACATAGAGCAGGATTTCCACCTGCTCACGCTACAGCGCCGCGTCTAGGAATCCGCCCGGCACCCGTAGTGTTGTTCCGTGACCTCTCGGCAGCTGCGACTGATGCGTGCCATCGTCGTCTCCGCCGCCGCCACACTGATCGCCGCCGTCTCGCACACGATCGGCGGTGGCGATGCTCCGCATCCGCTGCTCATCCTCGCCGTGTCGGCTCTGATCACCCCGCTGTCGGCAGTGCTGATCGGGGTGCGGCGCTCTCGGATCCGGACGGCCGCGACCGTCCTGGTCACGCAGGCGGCGTTCCACGTCGTGTTCCAGGTGCTCGGCGCGCCGACCGTCGGCGGAGTGACCGCGTCGGGTGCGTACTCGCATCATCTGGATCTCTCACAACTGGGCGCCCTGTCCTCTCTTCCGGCT
It encodes the following:
- a CDS encoding M50 family metallopeptidase is translated as MEILLYVGGILFMLIGLGLSIGLHEVGHLVPAKLFGVRVGQYMIGFGPRLWSKRIGETEYGFKLLPVGGFISMSGMYPASSGTGPAKGVFRALIQDARSANDETIAEGAEDRVFYRLPVWKRVIVMLGGPLMNLILAVVIFTVMLSGIGLQQGTTTIASVSECVVPSGSTQTECGPDDPATPAAEAGIMPGDVLVSIDGTPVSTFSEATAIVQAAPGKTLDLVVERDGAQQTLRITPVAADRTLTDASGQPLLDDQGAPVVKKVGYVGMGAQMGFVPQPLTAGVEMTGDTVARVGSLIVTLPVRLWDVGVALVTGGERDPNGPLSVVGVGRLAGEVAATEAPVLNRMFGLLGLLGSLNVALFVFNLIPLLPLDGGHIVVALWEGIKRAWAKLFRRPPPAPVDATKLVPLTVIVATLLIAMGALLIVADLFRPVDILG